A single genomic interval of Nocardioides palaemonis harbors:
- a CDS encoding class I SAM-dependent methyltransferase, whose amino-acid sequence MPDPTLPVLDLEAAWAAAQQVPGWLTEAQAADLYATARAVAPARVVEIGSHLGRSTVVLAASGAAVTAIDPFPGDWRYGRPDTEARLRANLAAAGVAEHVDVRVTTSRQAREQWDEPVRMVYVDGKHDVWSCLDDLRWSRFLQPGDVVLVHDAFSSLGVTLAVLRDAVGGSRHRYVSRTGSLARLEVGRPRLADRARVLRELPWFARNLVVKVLLRLRARPLARLLGHDDTADPY is encoded by the coding sequence GTGCCAGACCCGACCCTGCCGGTCCTCGACCTCGAGGCTGCGTGGGCGGCCGCGCAGCAGGTGCCCGGCTGGCTCACCGAGGCCCAGGCCGCCGACCTCTACGCCACCGCGCGGGCGGTCGCGCCCGCGCGCGTGGTCGAGATCGGGAGCCACCTCGGCCGGTCGACGGTCGTGCTGGCCGCCTCGGGCGCCGCGGTCACGGCGATCGACCCGTTCCCGGGCGACTGGCGCTACGGCCGCCCCGACACCGAGGCACGCCTCCGGGCCAACCTCGCCGCAGCGGGGGTCGCCGAGCACGTCGACGTCCGCGTCACCACCAGCCGGCAGGCGCGCGAGCAGTGGGACGAGCCGGTGCGGATGGTCTACGTCGACGGCAAGCACGACGTGTGGTCCTGCCTCGACGACCTGCGCTGGAGCAGGTTCCTCCAGCCGGGCGACGTGGTGCTGGTCCACGACGCCTTCTCGTCGCTGGGCGTCACCCTCGCGGTGCTGCGCGACGCCGTCGGCGGCAGCCGCCACCGCTACGTCTCCCGCACCGGCTCGCTCGCGCGCCTCGAGGTCGGCCGTCCCCGGCTCGCCGACCGCGCACGTGTCCTGCGCGAGCTGCCGTGGTTCGCCCGCAACCTCGTCGTCAAGGTGCTGCTGCGCCTGCGGGCGCGCCCGCTCGCCCGCCTGCTGGGGCACGACGACACCGCCGACCCCTACTGA
- a CDS encoding ABC transporter ATP-binding protein, translating to MSEQSQTTIEGAEVLPDTSDHDQIAIETSGEVGETLLEVDHVTLRFGGVVALNDVNFQIRRGEILGLIGPNGAGKTTCFNAMTGVYTPTEGKIRFKGKEIAGTKPHKINHLGIARTFQNIRLFPEMSAMENVMVGCDARHRSSVPGVLFRLYRVRPSEEELPEGGLRRSLAKVFGISRHTLEERAGRRRSMELLRFVGIADRAHELARNLPYGYQRRLEIARALATEPELICLDEPAAGFNPAEKEDLMGLIRRIRDLGHTVLVIEHDMKLVLGVTDRIVVLEFGQKIAEGTPDEVARNPKVIAAYLGEPDDAA from the coding sequence ATGTCTGAGCAGAGCCAGACGACGATCGAGGGCGCCGAGGTGCTGCCCGACACGTCCGACCACGACCAGATCGCGATCGAGACCTCGGGAGAGGTGGGGGAGACCCTGCTCGAGGTCGACCACGTCACCCTGCGCTTCGGCGGTGTCGTCGCGCTCAACGACGTGAACTTCCAGATCCGCCGCGGCGAGATCCTGGGCCTGATCGGGCCCAACGGTGCGGGCAAGACGACGTGCTTCAACGCGATGACCGGCGTCTACACCCCCACCGAGGGCAAGATCCGGTTCAAGGGCAAGGAGATCGCCGGCACCAAGCCGCACAAGATCAACCACCTCGGCATCGCCCGTACGTTCCAGAACATCCGGCTCTTCCCCGAGATGTCGGCGATGGAGAACGTGATGGTGGGATGCGACGCCCGCCACCGCTCCAGCGTGCCCGGCGTGCTGTTCCGCCTCTACCGGGTCCGCCCGTCGGAGGAGGAGCTGCCGGAGGGCGGTCTGCGGCGCTCGCTGGCGAAGGTGTTCGGCATCAGCCGGCACACCCTCGAGGAGCGGGCCGGTCGCCGGCGCTCGATGGAGCTGCTGCGCTTCGTCGGCATCGCCGACCGGGCCCACGAGCTGGCGCGCAACCTGCCCTACGGCTACCAGCGTCGGCTGGAGATCGCCCGCGCGCTCGCCACCGAGCCCGAGCTGATCTGCCTCGACGAGCCGGCAGCCGGCTTCAACCCGGCGGAGAAGGAGGACCTGATGGGCCTCATCCGCCGGATCCGCGACCTGGGGCACACGGTCCTGGTGATCGAGCACGACATGAAGCTGGTCCTCGGCGTGACCGACCGCATCGTGGTGCTCGAGTTCGGCCAGAAGATCGCCGAGGGCACCCCCGACGAGGTCGCCCGCAACCCGAAGGTCATCGCCGCCTACCTGGGAGAGCCCGACGATGCTGCTTGA
- the polA gene encoding DNA polymerase I codes for MPETSEPTTDESRPRLLLLDGHSLAYRAFFALPVENFATATGQHTNAVYGFTSMLVNVLRDEVPTHVAVAFDRSRQTFRLEQYSDYKAKRNKTPDEFSSQLPLIRRMLDALSIRHLDLAGYEADDIIATLVTEALAEGMEVLVLTGDRDSIQLVTESSTVLYPMQGVSNLARLTPQAVEEKYGVPPHRYPELAAIVGETSDNLPGVPGVGPGFAARWINQYDGLDNVIARADEITGKKGEALREHLGDVIRNRQLNALVRDLPLDLHPRDLGRQPWDRTVGLELLDELEFRGELRTRLLDTIDPEPDGAVEAESGFELDGRRLAAGEVGAWLEEHAPAGVRVGVAVGGTWRAGTGEVHSLSVATASGDAAWIDAADLGPDDDAAVAAWLADPARPKALHDANGPSLALAARGWELEGLEVDTALAAYLVQPDQRSYDLADLTLRYLKRELRQDTADADQLTFDALDDTTASDAAMLTARAVLDLADALDGAVEEHGGTALLRDVELPLIATLVRMEQTGIAVDTDYLEGLEAEFGEQVRAAAEDAYSVIGKEINLGSPKQLQVVLFDELDMPKTKRTKTGWTTDADALQQLFEKTEHPFLQHLLRHRDVIRLRQTVEGLLKTVASDGRIHTTYNQIIAATGRLSSTDPNLQNIPIRTEAGRRIREGFVVGEGYESLMTADYSQVEMRIMAHLSEDELLIEAFRSGQDFHSITAARVFGVAAEDVSVEQRAKIKAMNYGLAYGLSAFGLSQQLRISTGEAAGLMEEYFQTFGGVRDYLGGIVDEARRSSFTETILGRRRYLPDLTSDNRQRRETAERMALNAPIQGSAADLVKVAMLGVERALREEGLRSRMLLQVHDELVLEVAPGEAEALAALVRTEMGGAADLAVPLDVSVGVGRSWHDAAH; via the coding sequence GTGCCCGAGACGAGCGAGCCCACCACCGACGAGTCCCGCCCCCGCCTCCTGCTGCTGGACGGCCACTCCCTGGCCTACCGGGCGTTCTTCGCCCTCCCGGTGGAGAACTTCGCCACCGCGACGGGCCAGCACACCAACGCCGTCTACGGCTTCACCTCGATGCTGGTCAACGTGCTGCGCGACGAGGTCCCGACCCACGTCGCGGTCGCCTTCGACCGCTCGCGCCAGACCTTCCGGCTCGAGCAGTACTCCGACTACAAGGCCAAGCGGAACAAGACGCCCGACGAGTTCAGCAGCCAGCTGCCGCTGATCCGTCGGATGCTCGACGCGCTGTCGATCCGCCACCTCGACCTCGCCGGCTACGAGGCCGACGACATCATCGCCACCCTCGTCACCGAGGCCCTGGCCGAGGGGATGGAGGTGCTGGTCCTCACCGGCGACCGCGACTCCATCCAGCTCGTCACCGAGAGCTCGACCGTGCTCTACCCGATGCAGGGCGTCAGCAACCTCGCGCGGCTCACGCCGCAGGCGGTCGAGGAGAAGTACGGCGTGCCCCCGCACCGTTATCCCGAGCTTGCCGCGATCGTCGGCGAGACCTCCGACAACCTGCCCGGCGTCCCGGGCGTCGGCCCCGGCTTCGCTGCGCGCTGGATCAACCAGTACGACGGCCTCGACAACGTGATCGCCCGCGCGGACGAGATCACCGGCAAGAAGGGCGAGGCGCTGCGCGAGCACCTCGGCGACGTCATCCGCAACCGCCAGCTCAACGCGCTGGTGCGCGACCTGCCGCTCGACCTCCACCCCCGTGACCTCGGGCGTCAGCCGTGGGACCGCACGGTCGGCCTCGAGCTGCTCGACGAGCTGGAGTTCCGCGGCGAGCTGCGCACCCGCCTGCTCGACACGATCGACCCCGAGCCCGACGGCGCCGTGGAGGCCGAGTCGGGCTTCGAGCTCGACGGCCGCCGGCTCGCCGCCGGCGAGGTCGGGGCGTGGCTCGAGGAGCACGCGCCGGCGGGCGTACGCGTCGGTGTGGCCGTCGGCGGCACCTGGCGGGCCGGGACCGGCGAGGTGCACTCCCTCTCCGTCGCGACCGCGTCGGGCGACGCCGCCTGGATCGACGCGGCCGACCTCGGTCCCGACGACGACGCCGCCGTGGCCGCCTGGCTCGCCGACCCCGCGCGCCCCAAGGCGCTGCACGACGCCAACGGCCCGAGCCTCGCCCTGGCCGCCCGCGGCTGGGAGCTCGAGGGCCTCGAGGTCGACACCGCCCTCGCGGCCTACCTGGTCCAGCCCGACCAGCGCTCCTACGACCTCGCCGACCTCACCCTGCGCTACCTCAAGCGCGAGCTGCGCCAGGACACCGCCGACGCCGACCAGCTCACCTTCGACGCGCTCGACGACACGACCGCCAGCGACGCCGCGATGCTGACCGCGCGGGCCGTGCTCGACCTGGCCGACGCCCTCGACGGTGCGGTCGAGGAGCACGGTGGCACCGCGCTGCTGCGCGACGTCGAGCTCCCGCTGATCGCCACCCTGGTGCGGATGGAGCAGACCGGCATCGCCGTCGACACCGACTACCTCGAGGGCCTGGAGGCCGAGTTCGGCGAGCAGGTGCGCGCCGCGGCCGAGGACGCGTACTCCGTGATCGGCAAGGAGATCAACCTCGGCTCGCCCAAGCAGCTGCAGGTCGTGCTCTTCGACGAGCTCGACATGCCGAAGACCAAGCGCACCAAGACCGGCTGGACGACCGACGCCGATGCGCTGCAGCAGCTGTTCGAGAAGACCGAGCACCCGTTCCTCCAGCACCTGCTGCGCCACCGCGACGTGATCCGGCTGCGGCAGACCGTGGAGGGGCTGCTCAAGACCGTCGCCTCCGACGGGCGCATCCACACCACCTACAACCAGATCATCGCCGCGACCGGCCGGCTCTCCAGCACCGACCCGAACCTGCAGAACATCCCGATCCGCACCGAGGCCGGCCGCCGGATCCGCGAGGGCTTCGTGGTCGGTGAGGGCTACGAGTCGCTGATGACGGCCGACTACAGCCAGGTCGAGATGCGGATCATGGCCCACCTGTCCGAGGACGAGCTCCTGATCGAGGCGTTCCGCTCCGGCCAGGACTTCCACTCCATCACCGCCGCCCGCGTCTTCGGGGTCGCCGCCGAGGACGTCTCGGTCGAGCAGCGCGCCAAGATCAAGGCGATGAACTACGGCCTCGCCTACGGGCTGTCCGCCTTTGGGCTCTCCCAGCAGCTGCGGATCAGCACCGGCGAGGCGGCCGGGTTGATGGAGGAGTACTTCCAGACCTTCGGCGGCGTGCGCGACTACCTCGGCGGGATCGTCGACGAGGCGCGTCGCTCCAGCTTCACCGAGACCATCCTCGGGCGTCGCCGCTACCTGCCCGACCTCACCAGCGACAACCGCCAGCGTCGCGAGACCGCCGAGCGGATGGCCCTCAACGCGCCGATCCAGGGTTCCGCGGCCGACCTGGTGAAGGTCGCGATGCTGGGCGTCGAGCGGGCGCTGCGCGAGGAGGGCCTGCGCTCGCGGATGCTGCTGCAGGTCCACGACGAGCTCGTGCTCGAGGTCGCGCCCGGTGAGGCCGAGGCGCTCGCCGCGCTGGTCCGCACCGAGATGGGCGGCGCCGCCGACCTCGCGGTGCCGCTCGACGTCTCAGTCGGCGTGGGGCGCAGCTGGCACGACGCCGCCCACTGA
- a CDS encoding lipopolysaccharide biosynthesis protein: MSTSRVRGLLSGTGGIVVGTAVMNVCTFGFTIVAAGILDTGSYGAFFALLNLLMVVSVVNMGLQATAARRIVADPASVATVEASILRVAYATSLAVGAALLVLSPAVTWLLQLDSVVPAIVLSALAVPTTLMGAHVGILQGEKRWAELSWVYVLAGVPRILGLAVLWWHPTESIALFGSGLGYIAPVVLGWWVLRRPRVHADSTAPARAPRAREVVGEALHSAQALLAFFALANVDIVVARHVLDDHDSGLYAVGLLVAKIMLYLPQFVVIVMFPSLATATQRRRAVLRGTTAILALGAVCTTGVVLLAGVAADVLDSGKLRAVEGHLWLFAVLGTLLSVTQLLVYATLAREGRRSILLVWVALVAAVAAGAATTTPTQLLTVMIAVTTALTGVLVVASLRADRAGTEPDRSVGGVVPAAPHAD; the protein is encoded by the coding sequence GTGAGCACCTCCCGCGTGCGGGGCCTCCTCTCCGGCACCGGCGGCATCGTCGTCGGCACCGCCGTGATGAACGTGTGCACCTTCGGGTTCACCATCGTGGCGGCCGGGATCCTCGACACCGGGTCCTACGGTGCGTTCTTCGCCCTGCTCAACCTGCTCATGGTGGTCTCGGTCGTCAACATGGGGCTGCAGGCCACCGCCGCCCGTCGCATCGTCGCCGACCCGGCGTCGGTCGCGACCGTCGAGGCCTCGATCCTGCGCGTCGCCTACGCCACCTCGCTGGCTGTAGGGGCGGCGCTGCTGGTGCTGTCCCCCGCCGTGACCTGGCTGCTCCAGCTCGACTCGGTCGTGCCGGCGATCGTCCTGTCGGCCCTCGCCGTGCCAACCACGCTGATGGGTGCCCACGTCGGCATCCTCCAGGGCGAGAAGCGGTGGGCCGAGCTGTCGTGGGTCTACGTCCTGGCCGGCGTCCCGCGGATCCTCGGGCTGGCGGTGCTGTGGTGGCACCCGACCGAGAGCATCGCGCTGTTCGGCAGCGGGCTGGGCTACATCGCGCCGGTCGTGCTCGGCTGGTGGGTGCTGCGCCGGCCGCGGGTCCACGCCGACAGCACGGCGCCGGCGCGGGCGCCACGCGCACGTGAGGTGGTGGGCGAGGCGCTCCACAGCGCCCAGGCGCTGCTGGCCTTCTTCGCGCTGGCCAACGTCGACATCGTGGTCGCCCGGCACGTCCTCGACGACCACGACTCGGGGCTCTACGCCGTCGGCCTGCTGGTCGCCAAGATCATGCTCTACCTGCCCCAGTTCGTGGTGATCGTGATGTTCCCGTCGCTGGCCACCGCGACGCAGCGGCGACGGGCCGTCCTGCGCGGCACCACAGCGATCCTGGCGCTGGGCGCCGTCTGCACGACCGGCGTGGTGCTGCTCGCCGGGGTCGCCGCCGACGTGCTCGACAGCGGGAAGCTGCGCGCGGTCGAGGGCCACCTCTGGCTCTTCGCCGTGCTCGGCACCCTGCTCTCGGTGACCCAGCTCCTGGTCTACGCCACGCTCGCCCGCGAGGGGCGCCGATCGATCCTGCTCGTCTGGGTCGCCCTCGTCGCCGCCGTGGCAGCAGGGGCCGCCACGACCACCCCGACGCAGCTGCTCACCGTGATGATCGCGGTGACGACGGCGCTGACCGGTGTCCTCGTCGTCGCCAGCCTCCGCGCGGACCGCGCGGGCACGGAGCCCGACCGGTCAGTGGGCGGCGTCGTGCCAGCTGCGCCCCACGCCGACTGA
- a CDS encoding ABC transporter ATP-binding protein, producing the protein MLLEMKDAVLNYGKIQALHGITVEVNEGEVVSLIGANGAGKTSTMRALSGVRGLAAGSVVFNGEDVTKLRADQRLRKGLVLCPEGRGIFPGMTVTENLNMGAYTRKDKAAIDEDYDRVFGLFPRLLERKKQVAGTMSGGEQQMLAIGRALMSRPKLLMLDEPSMGLAPMLIQQIFDIITEISQQGTTILVVEQNAKQALSRSDRAYVLETGNIVKSGTGADLLDDPSVREAYLGVA; encoded by the coding sequence ATGCTGCTTGAGATGAAGGACGCCGTCCTCAACTACGGCAAGATCCAGGCCCTCCACGGCATCACCGTGGAGGTCAACGAGGGCGAGGTCGTCTCGCTGATCGGTGCCAACGGCGCCGGGAAGACCTCGACGATGCGCGCGCTCTCCGGCGTGCGCGGGCTCGCGGCGGGCTCGGTCGTGTTCAACGGCGAGGACGTCACGAAGCTGCGCGCCGACCAGCGGCTGCGCAAGGGCCTGGTGCTGTGCCCGGAGGGCCGCGGGATCTTCCCCGGCATGACGGTCACCGAGAACCTCAACATGGGCGCCTACACCCGCAAGGACAAGGCGGCCATCGACGAGGACTACGACCGGGTGTTCGGTCTCTTCCCGCGGCTGCTCGAGCGCAAGAAGCAGGTCGCCGGCACGATGTCGGGTGGTGAGCAGCAGATGCTCGCCATCGGGCGCGCGCTGATGTCGCGGCCCAAGCTGCTCATGCTCGACGAGCCGTCGATGGGCCTGGCGCCGATGCTGATCCAGCAGATCTTCGACATCATCACCGAGATCTCGCAGCAGGGCACCACGATCCTGGTGGTGGAGCAGAACGCCAAGCAGGCGCTCTCGCGCAGCGACCGGGCCTACGTCCTCGAGACCGGCAACATCGTGAAGTCGGGCACGGGTGCCGACCTCCTCGACGATCCGTCGGTGCGGGAGGCCTACCTCGGCGTAGCCTGA
- a CDS encoding glycosyltransferase family 4 protein has translation MRVALLSWRDTTHPDGGGSEVFVEAVGRELARRGHEVTLLCARHPGSAGREERDGVRLRRLGGRLTVYPWGLAWLLRHRRDVDVVVDVVNGLPFASPLVRRRGVVALVHHVHAAQWRIIYPGWGGRVGWFVESRVVPRLYRSRPFLTVSDASARDLAALGVPPTSITVVRNGLSSAPPEQPPAKSPTPRVAVLSRLVPHKQIEHAFTVVRRLADEVPDLHLDVVGDGWWRDELVAAAGAAGVGDRVTFHGHVSDARRDELVGRAWVMLMPSVKEGWCLAITESGAQGTPSVAYAGAGGVTESIHDGTTGRLVEDLDEMVAVTRDLLADADARRRMGAAAREMAASLTWEACAVRAEQVLLAAGGAADQSP, from the coding sequence ATGCGCGTCGCCCTCCTGTCCTGGCGGGACACCACGCACCCCGACGGCGGTGGCTCGGAGGTGTTCGTCGAGGCGGTCGGCCGTGAGCTGGCCCGGCGGGGGCACGAGGTGACCCTGCTGTGCGCCCGGCACCCCGGGTCGGCGGGTCGCGAGGAACGTGACGGCGTGCGACTGCGGCGGCTCGGCGGGCGGCTCACCGTCTACCCGTGGGGACTGGCCTGGCTGCTGCGCCACCGACGCGACGTCGACGTCGTCGTCGACGTCGTGAACGGCCTGCCGTTCGCCAGCCCGCTGGTGCGCCGGCGCGGCGTGGTCGCACTGGTCCACCACGTGCACGCCGCGCAGTGGCGCATCATCTACCCCGGGTGGGGCGGGCGCGTCGGCTGGTTCGTGGAGAGCCGCGTGGTCCCGCGCCTCTACCGCTCACGCCCGTTCCTCACCGTCTCCGACGCCTCGGCGCGCGACCTGGCCGCGCTCGGCGTCCCACCGACGTCGATCACGGTCGTGCGCAACGGCCTGTCCTCCGCGCCACCGGAGCAACCGCCCGCGAAGTCACCGACGCCCCGGGTCGCGGTCCTCTCGCGCCTGGTGCCGCACAAGCAGATCGAGCACGCGTTCACCGTCGTGCGGCGGCTCGCCGACGAGGTGCCGGACCTGCACCTCGACGTCGTGGGTGACGGCTGGTGGCGCGACGAGCTCGTCGCCGCGGCCGGTGCCGCCGGCGTGGGCGACCGGGTCACCTTCCACGGGCACGTGAGCGACGCGCGGCGCGACGAGCTCGTGGGTCGCGCCTGGGTGATGCTCATGCCGTCGGTGAAGGAGGGCTGGTGCCTCGCGATCACCGAGTCCGGCGCGCAGGGCACGCCGAGCGTGGCCTACGCCGGTGCGGGCGGCGTGACCGAGTCCATCCACGACGGCACCACCGGACGGCTGGTCGAGGACCTCGACGAGATGGTCGCGGTCACCCGCGACCTGCTGGCGGACGCCGACGCGCGCCGACGCATGGGGGCGGCGGCGCGCGAGATGGCTGCCTCCCTCACGTGGGAGGCGTGCGCCGTGCGCGCCGAGCAGGTGCTGCTGGCGGCCGGCGGTGCGGCGGATCAGTCGCCGTAG
- a CDS encoding oligosaccharide flippase family protein: MPFVTAPSSAATRRTFDGGAVAVATSVMNVATYGYTMVTARLVGPKEYGAFVACLGLTLVVQVVAYGLQAAAARRIAVDGANVAAIERVVLALGAKVSVLVGVVLLAASPLVGLLLNLDDPVLAALVGLAAVPLTFAGAQAGVLQGEKRWGALAAFYLASGLPRLVIGTGIVVWRPDATSAFLGVVVGLCFPVAAGWWVLRGRRTGPTPPDTEHSARAVLVEAAHNMQALLAFYALSSVDIILARQVLTEHDAGLYAAGLIVTKVMLFLPQFVVVLAFPDMATADGRNRALVRSLAVVGGVGVVAVAGAKVLSGVAMVFVGGERFAEVEGSLWVFAVLGTVLAMLQLQVYAAIARQGRRAVVLVWAALVVAVLVGLRATTLVELVATVAAVDAVLLLALGLLGSWAGRRTATTATVPVR; encoded by the coding sequence ATGCCGTTCGTGACGGCCCCGAGCAGCGCAGCCACGCGCCGCACCTTCGACGGCGGCGCGGTCGCCGTCGCCACGAGCGTGATGAACGTGGCGACCTACGGCTACACGATGGTGACCGCGCGGCTCGTCGGCCCGAAGGAGTACGGCGCGTTCGTCGCCTGCCTCGGGCTGACCCTCGTGGTGCAGGTCGTCGCCTACGGCCTGCAGGCCGCCGCCGCGCGCCGGATCGCCGTCGACGGGGCGAACGTCGCCGCGATCGAGCGGGTCGTCCTCGCCCTCGGGGCGAAGGTGTCCGTCCTCGTCGGGGTGGTCCTGCTGGCCGCCTCGCCGCTCGTCGGCCTGCTGCTCAACCTCGACGACCCGGTGCTCGCGGCGCTCGTCGGCCTCGCCGCCGTCCCGCTGACCTTCGCCGGAGCGCAGGCGGGAGTGCTCCAGGGCGAGAAGCGCTGGGGTGCGCTCGCGGCGTTCTACCTGGCCAGCGGTCTCCCTCGACTGGTCATCGGCACCGGCATCGTGGTCTGGCGTCCCGACGCGACCAGTGCGTTCCTCGGCGTGGTGGTCGGGCTCTGCTTCCCGGTGGCCGCCGGGTGGTGGGTCCTGCGCGGGCGCCGCACCGGACCGACCCCGCCCGACACCGAGCACTCGGCGAGGGCCGTGCTGGTCGAGGCGGCCCACAACATGCAGGCGCTCCTGGCCTTCTACGCGCTCTCGAGCGTCGACATCATCCTGGCCCGCCAGGTCCTGACCGAGCACGACGCCGGCCTCTACGCCGCCGGCCTGATCGTGACCAAGGTGATGCTGTTCCTCCCCCAGTTCGTCGTCGTGCTCGCCTTCCCGGACATGGCGACGGCCGACGGCCGCAACCGCGCCCTCGTGCGCAGCCTGGCGGTGGTCGGCGGGGTGGGAGTCGTCGCGGTCGCCGGGGCGAAGGTGCTGTCCGGCGTCGCGATGGTCTTCGTCGGCGGCGAGAGGTTCGCCGAGGTCGAGGGCTCCCTGTGGGTCTTCGCGGTCCTCGGCACCGTGCTCGCCATGCTCCAGCTCCAGGTCTACGCCGCGATCGCCCGCCAGGGGCGACGCGCCGTCGTCCTCGTCTGGGCCGCGCTGGTCGTGGCCGTGCTGGTCGGTCTCCGGGCCACGACGCTCGTCGAGCTGGTGGCGACCGTCGCCGCCGTCGACGCGGTCCTCCTGCTGGCCCTCGGCCTGCTGGGCTCGTGGGCGGGACGGCGTACGGCCACCACCGCCACGGTGCCGGTCCGGTGA
- a CDS encoding hotdog fold thioesterase translates to MTDTSASRPESLADLTVEELIAFLPEGNGRLNDKMGVELVEVSAERVVATMPVEGNTQPFGLLHGGASVVLAETLGSIGSAIHAYPHKVAVGVDINATHHRSATSGLVTGVATAVHLGRSSTSYEIVITDERGKRVCTSRITCALIDAPGA, encoded by the coding sequence ATGACCGACACGTCCGCGTCCCGCCCCGAGTCCCTCGCCGACCTCACCGTCGAGGAGCTGATCGCCTTCCTGCCCGAGGGCAACGGCCGGCTCAACGACAAGATGGGCGTCGAGCTCGTCGAGGTCTCGGCCGAGCGGGTCGTGGCCACGATGCCGGTGGAGGGCAACACCCAGCCGTTCGGGCTGCTGCACGGCGGCGCCTCGGTCGTGCTGGCCGAGACGCTCGGGTCGATCGGGTCGGCGATCCACGCCTACCCGCACAAGGTGGCGGTGGGCGTCGACATCAACGCCACCCACCACCGGTCGGCGACGTCCGGCCTCGTGACCGGGGTGGCCACGGCGGTGCACCTCGGGCGCAGCAGCACGTCCTACGAGATCGTCATCACCGACGAGCGTGGCAAGCGGGTGTGCACCTCGCGGATCACCTGCGCCCTGATCGACGCACCCGGCGCCTGA
- a CDS encoding GNAT family N-acetyltransferase has protein sequence MSRTPVTVRAAGPGDVASLRELWSDILRRGGLDEQLADVGRIVATAAERDDQWVAVAEVDGEVAGAVFLEATTFTPLNLEPAVLAVSPHVLPQFRRKGVGSALMEAACRFAEQHGITHIQTAAAAEARDANRFMARLSFAPQAMLRAATTSAVRARLPKARQATPAASSKQRIDRVLAARRVRRGERVAG, from the coding sequence ATGAGTCGGACGCCGGTGACCGTACGCGCGGCAGGCCCCGGGGACGTGGCCTCGCTGCGTGAGCTGTGGAGCGACATCCTGCGCCGCGGCGGGCTCGACGAGCAGCTCGCCGACGTGGGCCGGATCGTCGCGACGGCGGCCGAGCGCGACGACCAGTGGGTCGCGGTGGCCGAGGTCGACGGCGAGGTCGCCGGCGCGGTCTTCCTCGAGGCCACGACGTTCACCCCGCTCAACCTCGAGCCGGCCGTGCTCGCCGTCTCGCCCCACGTCCTCCCGCAGTTCCGCCGCAAGGGCGTGGGCAGCGCGCTGATGGAGGCGGCCTGCCGCTTCGCCGAGCAGCACGGCATCACCCACATCCAGACCGCCGCGGCCGCGGAGGCGCGCGACGCGAACCGGTTCATGGCGCGGCTCTCCTTCGCGCCCCAGGCGATGCTGCGCGCGGCCACGACGAGCGCGGTGCGCGCCCGACTGCCGAAGGCGCGCCAGGCGACGCCGGCGGCGAGCAGCAAGCAGCGCATCGACCGCGTCCTCGCCGCCCGCCGGGTGCGGCGCGGGGAGCGCGTCGCCGGCTGA